The following proteins are co-located in the Malus sylvestris chromosome 13, drMalSylv7.2, whole genome shotgun sequence genome:
- the LOC126595590 gene encoding major strawberry allergen Fra a 1.07-like gives MGVTSITQEFLCPIAPARMFKALIIDSKNLIPKLLPQFIASVDVTQGDGGAGSIEQVNFTEGSHFRYVKHRIDELDVENFVCKYTMIEGDALGEKLESIAYEVKFEAASDGSSICKMTSKYNTIGEFEVKEEEIIAGKNSAIGIYKVVEAYLLENPNVYS, from the exons ATGGGTGTGACAAGTATAACACAGGAGTTCCTCTGCCCAATCGCCCCAGCGCGCATGTTCAAGGCTTTGATCATAGACTCAAAAAATCTGATACCAAAGCTGTTGCCCCAGTTCATCGCAAGCGTCGATGTAACACAGGGAGATGGAGGAGCAGGAAGCATTGAACAAGTCAATTTCACAGAAG GTAGCCATTTCAGATACGTGAAGCACCGGATTGACGAACTTGACGTAGAGAATTTTGTGTGCAAGTACACTATGATTGAAGGGGATGCATTAGGTGAGAAGCTTGAGTCTATTGCTTATGAGGTGAAGTTTGAGGCAGCTAGTGATGGGAGCTCAATCTGCAAGATGACAAGTAAATACAACACCATTGGGGAGTTTGAGGTCAAAGAAGAGGAAATCATAGCAGGCAAGAACAGTGCTATCGGGATATACAAAGTTGTGGAAGCCTACCTCTTGGAGAACCCAAATGTTTATTCTTGA
- the LOC126597049 gene encoding extensin-like — protein sequence MCTNKMPPINSFFIHPLPLSLPPPSSLHLMEKPRVTEIHVRMDCNGCVQKIKKALHGINGIYELYIDFPQQKLTIIGWADPEKIVKAIKKTRKIATICSHTEQQTEPAPPPPEQAPENGAPAPEVANPPPAEAPPPAEAAPPAETASPAEPPRESPPPQQPAPEPATPTPVAAETNPGQQIHHQRPRDVGEVHTIYHQSHHPPGQSPPPQQPAPESAAPTPVAAETNPGQQIHHQRRRDVGEVHTIYHHGNPPPDYGYRYGYSQGYNGYWNGYHNSQGPPSEPAPIPTPMGPSPMTPATMGPPPMSPTTMSHTPPPPMYVTHSYNTYRPSPYVTEYRYIQPPPQPTHLSRTNHYNEHFSRTNHYNEEQHYVNGSGNGNITSIFSDENPNACTVM from the exons ATGTGTACAAATAAAATGCCACCTATTAATTCATTCTTCATTCATCCTCtacctctctccctccctccaccCTCTTCATTGCATCTCATGGAG AAACCTCGGGTGACGGAGATTCATGTTCGAATGGACTGTAACGGATGTGTGCAGAAGATAAAGAAAGCGTTACATGGCATCAATG gTATATATGAGCTTTACATTGACTTCCCACAACAAAAGTTGACAATAATTGGGTGGGCGGATCCGGAGAAGATAGTAAAAGCGATTAAGAAGACGAGGAAGATTGCCACCATATGTTCCCACACAGAACAACAAACAGAGCCTGCTCCTCCGCCACCAGAACAAGCACCGGAGAATGGTGCACCAGCTCCTGAGGTGGCAAATCCTCCTCCGGCAGAAGCACCACCACCGGCTGAGGCAGCTCCGCCAGCTGAAACTGCCTCGCCAGCAGAGCCACCGAGAGAATCACCACCGCCTCAACAGCCAGCACCGGAGCCAGCAACGCCAACACCTGTAGCTGCTGAGACTAACCCCGGGCAACAAATACACCACCAGAGACCAAGAGACGTTGGAGAAGTTCATACAATTTACCACCAGAGTCACCACCCACCGGGACAATCACCACCGCCTCAACAGCCAGCACCAGAGTCAGCAGCGCCAACACCTGTAGCTGCTGAGACTAACCCTGGGCAACAAATACACCACCAGAGACGAAGAGACGTTGGAGAAGTTCATACCATATACCACCACGGTAACCCCCCACCTGATTATGGCTACAGATATGGCTACTCTCAAGGCTACAATGGCTACTGGAACGGATACCATAACAGCCAAGGACCTCCATCGGAGCCTGCCCCTATCCCCACCCCAATGGGCCCTTCCCCGATGACCCCCGCCACAATGGGCCCTCCTCCGATGAGCCCCACCACAATGAGTCACACCCCACCTCCACCTATGTATGTAACACACAGCTACAACACATACAGGCCATCACCTTATGTTACAGAATATCGATACATCCAGCCGCCTCCACAACCCACACATTTGAGCAGGACGAACCATTACAACGAGCATTTCAGTAGGACGAACCATTACAACGAGGAGCAGCACTATGTCAACGGGAGCGGCAACGGAAACATCACATCAATTTTTAGCGACGAAAATCCAAATGCGTGCACCgtaatgtag